The proteins below come from a single Seriola aureovittata isolate HTS-2021-v1 ecotype China chromosome 23, ASM2101889v1, whole genome shotgun sequence genomic window:
- the b3gat3 gene encoding galactosylgalactosylxylosylprotein 3-beta-glucuronosyltransferase 3 codes for MATRMKLKLKTVFVLYFMVSLLGLVYALMQLGQRCDCTEHDMPKDRTISRLRGELHRLQEQIRKSEATKQPQKPAAKPSLPTIFVITPTYARLVQKAELTRLSQTFLHVPQLHWIVVEDSPHKTPLVTDLLVKSGLTYTHLHMPTAKDRKLQEGDPSWLKPRGVEQRNEGLRWLREDRRAQPGGDNQQGVVYFADDDNTYSLQIFEEMRSTQRVSVWPVGLVGGMKYERPVVEGGKVVRFHTGWRPSRPFPMDMAGFAVSLKLVLANPEACFDGEAPMGFLESSFLQGLVTMDELEPKADNCSKVLVWHTRTEKPKMKREEALQAQGLGSDPAVEV; via the exons ATGGCAACGAggatgaagctgaagctgaagactgtgtttgtgctctACTTCATGGTCTCCCTCCTGGGCCTTGTCTATGCATTGATGCAGCTTG GTCAACGCTGCGACTGCACAGAACATGACATGCCCAAAGACCGCACCATATCTCGACTGCGGGGGGAGCTGCACCGTCTTCAGGAGCAGATAAGGAAGTCAGAGGCAACCAAACAACCCCAGAAACCTGCAGCCAAGCCTTCTCTGCCCACCATATTTGTGATTACCCCAACATACGCAAG GCTGGTGCAGAAGGCCGAGCTGACTCGTTTGTCCCAGACATTCCTCCATGTTCCTCAGCTCCACTGGATTGTTGTGGAAGACTCGCCTCATAAGACGCCACTAGTGACTGACCTTCTTGTAAAGAGTGGCCTGACctacacacacttgcacatgcCTACTGCCAAGGACCGCAAACTCCAGGAG GGTGACCCCAGCTGGCTGAAGCCTCGTGGAGTCGAGCAGAGGAATGAGGGTCTACGGTGGCtcagagaggacaggagggcTCAGCCGGGTGGAGACAACCAGCAGGGGGTGGTTTACTTTGCTGATGATGACAACACATACAGCCTGCAGATATTTGAAGAG atgAGGAGTACCCAGCGAGTTTCAGTGTGGCCAGTGGGGCTGGTTGGAGGGATGAAATATGAGAGGCCCGTGGTTGAGGGAGGAAAG GTTGTTCGTTTCCATACCGGCTGGCGTCCCAGTCGCCCCTTCCCAATGGACATGGCCGGCTTTGCTGTGTCCCTCAAACTGGTCCTGGCCAATCCAGAGGCTTGTTTTGATGGAGAGGCACCAATGGGCTTCCTAGAAAGCAGCTTCCTTCAGGGATTGGTTACCATGGATGAACTGGAGCCCAAGGCGGACAACTGCTCTAAA GTGCTGGTGTGGCACACACGGACAGAGAAACcgaagatgaagagagaggaggctctgcaAGCTCAGGGACTGGGTTCAGACCCTGCTGTGGAGGTCtga
- the arl2 gene encoding ADP-ribosylation factor-like protein 2 codes for MGLLTILKKMKQKEREMRLLMLGLDNAGKTTILKKFNGEDVSTISPTLGFNIKTLEHRGFKLNIWDVGGQKSLRSYWRNYFESTDGLVWVVDSADRLRLEDCRQELSSLLLEERLAGATLLVFANKQDLPGALSKEAIREALALDEIKSHHWCIIGCSAVTGENLLSGVDWLLDDIAARIFTAD; via the exons ATGGGTTTGTTGACGATTTTGAAGAAGATGAAGCAGAAGGAGCGGGAGATGAGGCTTCTGATGTT AGGTCTGGACAACGCAGGAAAAACGACCATCCTAAAGAAGTTTAACGGAGAAGACGTCAGCACCATCTCCCCAACCCTGGGCTTCAACATCAAAACACTGGAGCACAGAGG gtttaaattgaatatttggGATGTAGGAGGTCAGAAGTCGCTCCGTTCCTACTGGAGGAACTACTTTGAGAGCACAGACGGGCTGGTGTGGGTGGTGGACAGCGCAGACAGACTCAGACTGGAGGATTGCAGGCAGGAACTCAGTtcactgctgctggaggag AGGTTAGCTGGTGCAACACTGCTGGTTTTTGCCAACAAACAGGACTTACCAGGAGCCCTTTCCAAAGAGGCGATACGAGAG GCGCTGGCTCTGGATGAGATTAAAAGTCATCACTGGTGTATCATTGGCTGCAGTGCAGTAACAGGAGAGAACTTGTTATCTGGAGTGGACTGGCTATTAGATGATATCGCTGCGAGGATCTTCACTGCCGACTGA
- the sb:cb1058 gene encoding uncharacterized protein sb:cb1058 yields the protein MTIGKNSRKNSTRSSIRAPKFLDKSSGFYGRLDEPETTGEGEEVRANEVEERGSGVEDASREGRAMSSPATSVGNNSGADEVDDAEAFEFNEGLMEDDGETLLRRKPSRRSSRWRRSSRRKQKEGRTEEDAARDERPSLGKESLVDSHDLEGTRVMIMVEMEKLKQVEEENEKAGRGNEPALVHFPVREDEDDQVLIRDKKRGREEEGEEERRMKREQEEGMKVVKRNTMKNYRKALDRAFRRGWEAFITNLYSVTLTPVTSSSPPSPLSKKQQRNNSVLAEFR from the exons ATGACGATTGGCAAGAACTCCCGGAAAAACTCAACCAGGAGCTCCATCCGGGCCCCAAAGTTTCTGGATAAATCCAGCGGCTTCTACGGTCGACTTGATGAGCCTGAGACCACCGgagaaggggaggaggtgagggcaaACGAagtagaggagagagggagtggggtggAGGATGCCAGCAGAGAAGGGAGAGCCATGAGCAGCCCGGCCACAAGTGTGGGGAACAATTCAGGGGCAGATGAGGTTGACGATGCTGAGGCATTTGAGTTCAATGAAGGGCTGATGGAAGACGATGGCGAGACTCTCCTGCGCAGGAAACCCAGCCGgcgcagcagcaggtggagaagAAGCTCCAGGAGGAAGCAGAAGGAGGGGAGGACCGAGGAGGATGCAGCCCGGGACGAGAGGCCCAGCCTGGGCAAGGAGAGTCTGGTTGACTCCCATGACCTGGAAGGCACCAGGGTGATGATTATGGTAGAGATGGAGAAACTGAagcaggtggaggaagagaaTGAGAAAGCAGGAAGAGGGAATGAGCCCGCGCTTGTTCACTTCCCGGTCCGGGAAGATGAGGATGACCAGGTCCTCATCAGAGAcaagaagagggggagggaagaggagggagaagaggagaggaggatgaagagagagcaagaggagggGATGAAGGTGGTGAAGAGGAACACAATGAAGAATTACCGCAAG GCCTTGGACCGAGCATTTCGTCGCGGCTGGGAGGCCTTCATCACCAACCTCTACAGTGTCACGCTCAcacctgtgacatcatcatcgcCACCTTCACCTTTGTCAAAGAAGCAGCAACGAAACAACTCTGTGTTGGCTGAGTTTCGGTAG